The following nucleotide sequence is from Pseudomonas sp. RC10.
AAAATCATGGGTGATGAACAGAATGGTCTTCTTCAGGCTGCGTTGCAGGCGCAGCAATTCGTCCTGCATTTCGCAGCGGATCAGCGGGTCGAGTGCGCTGAAAGCTTCGTCCATGATCAACACGTCGGCGTCCGTGGTCAGCGCCCGCGCCAGCCCGACCCGCTGGCGCATGCCGCCGGACAGTTCGTGCGGGTAGTGATAGGCCCACTTCGACAGCCCGACCACTGACAACACTTCCTCGGCCCGCTGACGGCGCTGGGCGGGCGCAATGCCACGCAGCTTCAAGCCGAACTCGGTGTTCTCGATGATGGATTTGTTAGGCAACAGCGCGAAATGCTGGAAGACCATGGAGATGCGCGTACGGCGCACTTCTCGCAGGTCCTTTTCATTCAGGCCGACGATGTCTTGGCCGTCCAGCAAGATCTTGCCCGCTGTCGGCTCGTTCAAGCGGTTGATGCAACGGGCGAGCGTGGATTTCCCCGAGCCGGACAGCCCCATGATCATGTAGATCGCGCCACTGGGCACCGACAGCGAGACGTTGTTCAGGCCGACGACCGTGCTGGTCTCCGCCAGAATCCGGTCCTTGCTCGCCCCTTGCGCCAAGAGCTGCATGGCTCTTTGCGGGGTGGAGGAAAAGACCTTGTACAGGTTCTCAATCTTCAGACGTTCACTCACCCGTGCCTCCATTTTTTCCAAGATGCGGAAATTCAAACCGTAATCTGTTGGCGATGGCAGTTGCTGGCATTCGCGCCGGAGCCGTTAATCGGGCTTTCCAGGCGCTGCCTTATCGATCGGTGAGCAAGCACGCATCAGCAAACAGGCTCAGTGGCGCGGCCTCGTGACCACGCTCGTTTTTTGTTCATTGCAGCGGTGAAAAGTCAGTGGGTAACAAGATACGATTTTCCGAGCTCTCGATCAGCGCCGTGAGTCTGGGAATGAATACCTGCCATCGCGGATCCTGCGCCAGCAACTGTCGGCGCCTGACCCGCTCCTCGAAACTGTCGTAGGCCCACATGTGCACTACATGGCTGAGTGGGCCGATTTCGCTGACGAAGTAGCCGATCAGGCGGCCCAGAATCGGCTGCTGAATCGCCAGGCCTTCTTCGCGGACCAACGCCAGGTAGTTGCTCATCTGCCCCGAGCGGATTCGGTAAATGCGCTCTTCAAGAATCATGATTGCGCCTCGGGTTCAGTCGCGGTTTCCAGCAGAAAGCCTTGCATCATTGAGGCCACCAACTCTGGGGCCTCGGTCAGGATCGAATGCCGAAGCCCCGGCAGAATCCGCAACTGCGAACCGGCTATGCGCTCGTGCATGAACGCGGCCATGCGTGGATTGGAACCGGCGTCGTCAGCGCCTGTGGCAATCAACGTCGGGCACTGAATCTGATGAAGCGCGTCGCCAAAATCACTCTCTGCCAGAATTCGATACGCCGCCGCGTAACATTCGGGGTCGTTTTGGGCGTTGCGCTCGCGCAGTTGCGCGACCAGCTGCGGGTTTTTCATCTGAAAATCCTCGGTCAGCCAGCGCGACAGGGAGGCGTCGTAATGCGAGCCCGGTTCGCCAGCTTGCAACGCCGCCAGGCGCGCCATGACCCGTTCACGTTCCTGCGCGTTGCGCCCCGCGACCGTGGACAGCAGCACCAGCCGACGCACGCGCTCGGGGTGGGTCAGGGCCAGCCGCTGGGCGATGAGGCCACCCAGTGAAAACCCCGCCAGATGAAAGCGCGAGAACCCGATGGCGTCAGCCAGGGACAGCGCCTCATCGACCATCTCATCGATGTCGTAGCGACCCTTGAGCCGGGTGGAATTCCCGTGGCCGCGCAAGTCGAAGGTCAGAATCGTGAAACGCTGATTGAGCCGCTCGACCACGCCTTCCCACGCCAGCAGGCTGGAGCCGACGCCGTGGATGCACACCAGTTGCTCGGCGCCCTCGCCGTCCACGCGGTAGTTCAGGCTGACGCGCCCTACGGTCAGCTGCCGATCCCGAGCCACGGCGTTCATTGATTCACGGCCCGCTGGCGAGTGCGTTCACGCTCGGCGAAGAACGGCATGACTTCATCGATGAACAACCGCAGCGTCTGCTTTTGCAGTTCGAACGGCAGGTTGAAGCTCAGGCCTAGGCAATACTGATCCACCCCGGCGGCCTCGTAATCCAGTAACTTCTCGATCACTTCCTCAGGGGTGCCGAACATCAGGTTGCGGCGGATGTTTTCCGGGTTGTAGTTCTCTTTGCCTTTCACGCTTTCGAATGGCACCGCTTCAGGGAAACCGTCGTGAACCGAGCCGATGTTCTGCATCAGATTCTCGAAGGTGCGACCGAAGTCCATGCTGTGACGCACCGGAATTTCCCAGTCGTCCTGACGGGCATACACGCAGGTGCGGCGTTGCATCATGAAGCGGGGACGCGGCACTTCCGGGTGATCGGCCACGGCTTTTTCGAACTTGTCGCTCAGCACCTTGATCTCGGCAGCGGGCAGAGAAAGCGGCGTGGAGAGAATGTTCGCACCGATGCTCAAGGCCCAGTCGAAGGTGCCGGGATCACGGGCCGCGACCCAGATCGGCGGGGCTTTCTGCAACGGTTTGGGCACAGCGGCGGTCAGCGGGAAATTCCAGTAATGGCCCTCGTGTGCGTAATCGCCCTGCCAGAGCTTTTGCACGGCAGGCACCAGCTCCTTCATGTACGCCACGCCTTCCTGCTGGACGACGCCGGGGTTCATGCGGTCGAACTCATACTGATACGAGCCACGGGCGATGCCGAATTCGAGCCGCCCGTTGGTGAGGTGGTCGCACAGCGCCGCTTCCGCGGCGAGACGAATCGGATTCCAGTAGGCGGCCGCAATCGTCGCGGTGCCCAGCCGAATGCGTTGAGTGTGTTGGCCTAGCCACACGAGTGTCTGAAACGGGTTGGGCGCGATGGTGCATTCGAGCGTGTGGTGCTCGGACGTCCACAGCGTTTCAAAACCGCCTTCATCGGCCATGCGCGCCAGTTCCAGCACGTTGGCGATAACGGTGTGCATGGGCACGTTCGGCGACGCGCGTTCCATGCTGATCGAGACAGCGAATTTCATGCGTATTCCCCCTGGGCAGACGCGTGGAATGAATCAGCGCAGACGGATCACGAACGGATCCTGCATCGCGCCTGAGTAATCGATGACGATGTTTTTGGCGCGGGAGAATTCGCGCATGACGTCAAACCCGCCACGCCGCCCGTAGCCGCTGTCCTTGAACCCGCCGTTGGCCGACATGTAGGCCGCCGAGCGGTAGGTGTTGATCCAGACGGTCCCGGCATCGATGCGACTGGCGAAGCGCATGGCGCGATCAATGTTCTGAGTCCAGACCCCCGAGGCCAGGCCGTAAGCGCTGTCATTGGCCAAGGTGATCATTTCTTCTTCGGAGTTGAACGGCACCACGCCCACCACAGGCCCGAACAGCTCGTCGCGCATGAACGTCATGTCGTTGGTGGCGTTGGCCATGACCGTTGGTTCGAAGTACCAGCCTTGGGACAGATTCGAGGTGTCGGGGCGCTTGCCACCGATGGCCACCCGTGCCCCCTGACTGGAACCGGACGCGATGTAGTGCTGGAGCTTTTGCAATTGGGCTTGCAGGGCCAGCGGGCCGATGTCGGTGTTGTCTTCCATCGGATGGCCAACGGTGATGCGTTGCGTACGGGCGACCAGCGCTTCGACGAACTGGTCGTAAATACTAGCTTCGACGAAGCAGCGCGACCCGGCCACGCAGGTCTGGCCAGCGGCGGCGAACACACCCGAGACGACGCCGTTCACGGCTTTCTCGATGTCCACGTCGGCGAACACCACGTGCGGGGATTTGCCGCCCAGTTCCATCTGGCACGGCGCGAGGTTGTTCGCCGCGTTGCCTGCGATGCGTCGACCAGTGTCGGTGCTGCCGGTGAACACGTATTTGTCGATGTCCTTGTGCCGGGTCAGTGCTTCGCCGGTGATCGCACCGCCGCCACTGACCACGTTGACCACACCTGCCGGGAAACCGGCTTCCATGATCAGCTCCGCCAACGCTAGCGTTGATGCCGTGGCATGTTCGGAAGGCTTGATGACGACCGTGTTGCCGATGGCCAGGCTGGGCGCCAGGGTGCCGGTCAGCAGCATGAGCGGGGAGTTCCACGGGGTGATCATGCCGATCACGCCCAACGGTTCACGAATGTTGAAATTGAGCTGGTCGAGCTTGTTGACGGGAATAGTGTCGCCTTGCAGCTTGTCCGCCATGCCGGCGAAATAGGTGTAGGCGTCAGGAAGGGCGCGCATCTGGGCACGCATTTCGCGCATCAGCTTGCCGTTGTCTCGGGTTTCGAGCAGGGCCAGTTCCTCGGCGTTTTCCAGCACCAACTCGGCCAGACGACGCACCAGCTTGCCGCGATCCGTCTGGGTCATGCGCCGCCAGGCCGGATTGACGAACGCTCGACGGGCCGCCTGAACGGCGCGATCCACATCATCCGCATCCGCTTCGGCAAACTGGTACCACGCCTGCCCGGTGGTGGGGTCGAAGCTATCGACATAGCGTCCCTTGCTGGGCGCCACGTACTGCCCGTCAATGAACAGGTCCAGGCGATTGCCTTCCAGTGAATTAACCGTCGTTTTCATAAGTCTTCCTGCTGTCACAGTTGTTGTTCGCGGGAGAAGTCGGCCCAGGTCCGGGCGGCGCCGTCGATCATTGCCACCCGGCCGCCGTCGCTCGAACCCATGTAAATGCTGAAACGCTGATCTTTGCGCTCGCGCACATAGCGGCGCATCACGGAGCGCATTTCGTTGCTGGGCATGAGGTCGTAGGGGAGCTGATCGACCGGAAAGAACCGCAGGGACTCGGGCAACGCTTGCGAGGAGCTTGCGGTGTCGAGTTGGGCGCGGAAGATCAGGTAACCGGGGTCGATGTCATCGACGTCGAACACCGAATAGAGAAACGTGGATTCGGGCACCAGCATGAGCGAGCCTTGATCCACGGGCAGCTCGGTTTTGCCGCGGCTTCGGCCCGACACCGGCAGGCTCCACCCGCCCTTGCCATCGGCGCGGAGCAGAATCGAATCGTCGGCTTCGATCAGGTAGCCGCTGATCATGCCGTGGGACTCCAGCCATTTCGACGGCAGCGGCTCCTTGAGGCTGGCGTAGCTGCCACGGCAGAAACACAGAGGTGATTTCGGGCTGGTGCCAAATGCACGCACCTGGCCGATCAGGACAATGTGATCACCGGCGTCGACGCGCTGATCCACCGAGCAATCGAACCAGGTCAGACTGTCCATCAGGATCGGCGCGCCGGTGTGCACGACGTCATGATTGACGGTTTTGAATTTGTCCGGCGATTTCGAGGCAAAGGTGGCCGAAACATCCGTTTGACCTTCGTGCAGCAGATTGACCGCAAAGCAGTCGCCGCTCGCGAAGGCGGTGTAGCTCAGGGCCGATTTGCCGACACAGACCAGCAACAGCGGCGGATCGAGTGAGACCGAGGTGAACGAGTTGGCCGTCATTCCGCGTGGCTGGCCGTCGGCATCGTGCGTGGTGATGACCGTCACCCCGGTGGCGAAAGTGCCGAACGCTTGGCGAAGTGCACCCGGATCGATTGCTGCATCGTTGGCGCTGATCATCGTGCTCGACATTGACTCTGTCCTTTTTGTTGCTCGGGTTTGATGCAAGGCTAGTCCTGCCATTGCTCGCGTTCTTCCATCGAAAAAGAGCAAAGTCGGGATTTTTTTTGCTGCCCTTCCGAGTATTCAGAGCACACCTGTTGCAGCGAATCTTCGACGCAAAAAAAAGCAGCCCGATTCGTGACCGGGCTGCTTTGAAGAGGCGATAAGTCGGTGGGCGCAGGGCCCACGGGTGTCAGCGCTGTTGCTTCTCGGCTTCCATTTCAGCCATGTCCTGAAACCGGTCCGCGATGCGGGGGTGCGGACGCGAACCATCGGCGGCGCCAATGGCGATCAGCACTTCATCCGGGCCGGGGGCATCGGCAATCTGGAAGTTGGCGGTGAGAAAGTGGGAACGCTTGCCGGTGGTGCTTTTGTGCACCATCGGCAGGGCAATCAGCGCGCCCGGCCCGTTGCGCACGTTGGTGAAGCTCAGGTAGGCCGTGCCATCCACCGCTTCGCGGAACATGTTGCCAAACCGCAGGGTGTGGATCAGGCCGGACGCGTGTTCGATCTCGCCATTGACGCCGACACACGCGGCCTTGCCGTAGGCTTCCACCTTGTCCGGCGGCATCAGCGCCACCAGACGTCGCGTCAGCTCCTGCCCAAGCGTTGGGGCCAGGCGCAGGATCTCAGGGCGCAAGTCTTCGACGAATCCGCGGCCTGCCCACGGGTTTTTCAAAACCGCCGCGACGACGACCATGGTGATGGGGCGATCGGCCTCCTTGCCGCCTTCGATGAACGTTTCCTCAATGAACGTGGAATATTTTCTTACGCCTGTATCCATGATGATCGTCACTCTCTCGTTAAATGAATCGTGCGCTGCGTGGACAGCGCGGTGGAGGGCATGGACATCAGGTTAGGGAGCGTAATGGGGT
It contains:
- a CDS encoding glycine betaine/L-proline ABC transporter ATP-binding protein, whose protein sequence is MSERLKIENLYKVFSSTPQRAMQLLAQGASKDRILAETSTVVGLNNVSLSVPSGAIYMIMGLSGSGKSTLARCINRLNEPTAGKILLDGQDIVGLNEKDLREVRRTRISMVFQHFALLPNKSIIENTEFGLKLRGIAPAQRRQRAEEVLSVVGLSKWAYHYPHELSGGMRQRVGLARALTTDADVLIMDEAFSALDPLIRCEMQDELLRLQRSLKKTILFITHDFQEALKLGTRIAIMADGQVVREGTPQSIVMEPGSEYVCGFTREVDRSRLFDARSVMQPASTFLDDALGRVVGNQQAFRKDAFVLTPGNKVLGVLDAQSLLKVRAGSPASNLVSTNFVTVSANTKLVEISRMMKADQPVAVVDESGAFIGTLEPENILECIGTVSSPRNLTQEGAHHA
- a CDS encoding NIPSNAP family protein — protein: MILEERIYRIRSGQMSNYLALVREEGLAIQQPILGRLIGYFVSEIGPLSHVVHMWAYDSFEERVRRRQLLAQDPRWQVFIPRLTALIESSENRILLPTDFSPLQ
- a CDS encoding alpha/beta hydrolase, whose protein sequence is MNAVARDRQLTVGRVSLNYRVDGEGAEQLVCIHGVGSSLLAWEGVVERLNQRFTILTFDLRGHGNSTRLKGRYDIDEMVDEALSLADAIGFSRFHLAGFSLGGLIAQRLALTHPERVRRLVLLSTVAGRNAQERERVMARLAALQAGEPGSHYDASLSRWLTEDFQMKNPQLVAQLRERNAQNDPECYAAAYRILAESDFGDALHQIQCPTLIATGADDAGSNPRMAAFMHERIAGSQLRILPGLRHSILTEAPELVASMMQGFLLETATEPEAQS
- a CDS encoding LLM class flavin-dependent oxidoreductase translates to MKFAVSISMERASPNVPMHTVIANVLELARMADEGGFETLWTSEHHTLECTIAPNPFQTLVWLGQHTQRIRLGTATIAAAYWNPIRLAAEAALCDHLTNGRLEFGIARGSYQYEFDRMNPGVVQQEGVAYMKELVPAVQKLWQGDYAHEGHYWNFPLTAAVPKPLQKAPPIWVAARDPGTFDWALSIGANILSTPLSLPAAEIKVLSDKFEKAVADHPEVPRPRFMMQRRTCVYARQDDWEIPVRHSMDFGRTFENLMQNIGSVHDGFPEAVPFESVKGKENYNPENIRRNLMFGTPEEVIEKLLDYEAAGVDQYCLGLSFNLPFELQKQTLRLFIDEVMPFFAERERTRQRAVNQ
- a CDS encoding aldehyde dehydrogenase gives rise to the protein MKTTVNSLEGNRLDLFIDGQYVAPSKGRYVDSFDPTTGQAWYQFAEADADDVDRAVQAARRAFVNPAWRRMTQTDRGKLVRRLAELVLENAEELALLETRDNGKLMREMRAQMRALPDAYTYFAGMADKLQGDTIPVNKLDQLNFNIREPLGVIGMITPWNSPLMLLTGTLAPSLAIGNTVVIKPSEHATASTLALAELIMEAGFPAGVVNVVSGGGAITGEALTRHKDIDKYVFTGSTDTGRRIAGNAANNLAPCQMELGGKSPHVVFADVDIEKAVNGVVSGVFAAAGQTCVAGSRCFVEASIYDQFVEALVARTQRITVGHPMEDNTDIGPLALQAQLQKLQHYIASGSSQGARVAIGGKRPDTSNLSQGWYFEPTVMANATNDMTFMRDELFGPVVGVVPFNSEEEMITLANDSAYGLASGVWTQNIDRAMRFASRIDAGTVWINTYRSAAYMSANGGFKDSGYGRRGGFDVMREFSRAKNIVIDYSGAMQDPFVIRLR
- a CDS encoding flavin reductase family protein, yielding MSSTMISANDAAIDPGALRQAFGTFATGVTVITTHDADGQPRGMTANSFTSVSLDPPLLLVCVGKSALSYTAFASGDCFAVNLLHEGQTDVSATFASKSPDKFKTVNHDVVHTGAPILMDSLTWFDCSVDQRVDAGDHIVLIGQVRAFGTSPKSPLCFCRGSYASLKEPLPSKWLESHGMISGYLIEADDSILLRADGKGGWSLPVSGRSRGKTELPVDQGSLMLVPESTFLYSVFDVDDIDPGYLIFRAQLDTASSSQALPESLRFFPVDQLPYDLMPSNEMRSVMRRYVRERKDQRFSIYMGSSDGGRVAMIDGAARTWADFSREQQL
- a CDS encoding amino acid synthesis family protein — encoded protein: MDTGVRKYSTFIEETFIEGGKEADRPITMVVVAAVLKNPWAGRGFVEDLRPEILRLAPTLGQELTRRLVALMPPDKVEAYGKAACVGVNGEIEHASGLIHTLRFGNMFREAVDGTAYLSFTNVRNGPGALIALPMVHKSTTGKRSHFLTANFQIADAPGPDEVLIAIGAADGSRPHPRIADRFQDMAEMEAEKQQR